A portion of the Anoxybacillus gonensis genome contains these proteins:
- a CDS encoding YkuJ family protein → MSQLLGIIQRLISLQEQKTGTNEAPQRNFEVNGEKKCSVTYYEKTNTFVLEVYEKGEKPKSYQFDNIDMIAIEIFDLLN, encoded by the coding sequence ATGTCGCAATTATTAGGCATTATCCAACGGTTAATTAGCTTACAAGAACAAAAAACAGGAACGAACGAAGCGCCACAACGCAACTTTGAAGTGAATGGTGAAAAAAAATGTAGCGTGACATATTATGAAAAAACGAACACGTTCGTATTAGAAGTGTACGAAAAAGGCGAGAAGCCGAAATCGTATCAATTCGACAACATTGATATGATCGCCATTGAAATTTTCGATTTGTTGAATTAA
- the cbpB gene encoding cyclic-di-AMP-binding protein CbpB: protein MTNGDYIVKGGMTMQQPSLTELMIPSDKVAHVQVGNHLQHALLVLTRTGYSAIPVLDMTYKLQGLISMTMIMDAILGIERIEFERLDTMKVEQAMQRNIPRLHVNDSFLKALKLLIDHPFLCVENDDGYFVGIVTRREILKRFNRSMYEKRQ, encoded by the coding sequence ATGACAAATGGGGATTATATTGTGAAAGGCGGAATGACGATGCAACAACCATCGCTGACTGAACTGATGATTCCGTCCGATAAAGTGGCGCACGTGCAAGTGGGGAATCATTTACAACACGCGTTACTCGTCTTAACGCGCACAGGATACTCGGCTATCCCAGTATTAGATATGACGTATAAACTGCAAGGACTCATTAGTATGACGATGATTATGGATGCCATTTTAGGCATTGAGCGGATCGAGTTCGAGCGGCTTGACACGATGAAAGTGGAACAAGCGATGCAGCGCAACATCCCGCGTCTACATGTAAACGATTCATTTTTAAAAGCGTTAAAGTTGCTTATTGATCACCCCTTTTTATGCGTAGAAAATGATGACGGTTATTTTGTAGGCATCGTGACGCGCCGTGAAATATTAAAGCGGTTCAATCGCTCGATGTACGAAAAGCGACAATAG